Sequence from the Nocardia brasiliensis genome:
CACTTGAACTGGCAGCCGAAGGCACCCGGATCTCGGTGCGGACCGTGGGCCGGCACCTGGTCCGGCTCGGGCTGAACCGACGCCGGTTTCTGGACCCCAACGGTGAACCGAACCGGGCCCCGCGCCGGATCATCGCCCGCCGACCAGGCCATATGGTCCACATCGATATCAAGAAGGTCGGAAAGATCCCCGACGGCGGCGGCTGGCGCATCCACGGTCGAGGATCGGCCCAGGACAAAGCCGCCCGCGCGGCGAACAAACGTTGCAGGCCCGGTTACGTGTTCCTTCACACCGCTGTCGACGGCTACTCGAGGCTGGCCTACACAGAAGCCTTGCCGGACGAGAAAGCAGTCACGGCAATCGGTTTCGTGTTCCGGGCCCGGGCATTTTTCGCCGCTCACGGCATCACCAGCATCGAACGGATCGTCACCGACAACGGTGCCTGCTACAAAGCCCGCGACTTCGCGAAGGTGCTCCTCGGTGCCCGCCATCAGCGGATCACGCCCTACACACCGCGGCACAACGGCAAGGTCGAGCGTTACAACCGGATCCTGGCCGAGGAATTCCTCTACGCCCGCGAGTGGACTTCAGATCTGCAGCGCCAGCAGGCGCTGCAGATCTGGAACATCCACTACAACTATCATCGACCACACTCGGCCGCTGGAAACCGGCCACCAGCGAGCCGCCTCCGAACCGGCGTCACCAACGTCATGGCCTCATACAGCTAGATCACAGCCGCCAGACGATCTCGCGCTGCGGCTGGTATCGGCACAGGATGCCGAGCGAGACGGTCGCGCGCAGGTGCTCGGCCAGCTCGGGGTGTACCCGGTCGATCCGGCGCAGGGTGTCGCGCACCCGGGCGGAGACGGTTTTGCGGGCCCGCTCGGCGTCGTCGCCGAGGTGGCGGGTGCGTCCAGCGAGGCCCGCGGTGCGGCGCAGTTCGTCCAGCAGTGCCGCGCGCTCCCGGTCCAGTTCGGCGGCGCGGTCGTCGCGGCCGAGGCCGGCGGCGCGGTCGATCTCGTCGTCGAGGGTGGTCAGCCGCCGGTGGTAGGCGGCCTTCGCCGCGTCGTCGAGCACCGGGTCGGCCCCGAACGCCTTGGCGGCCCGCACGGCACCGCTGGGGTCGGTGGTGCCGAACAACTCCAGACTGGGAATGTCGCTGTCGCGATGGCCGAGCAGGACATGCAGGTCGCGCAGTCCCTTGGCGTCGGGCAGGTGCACCGTCCGTTCGGCGTAGCGCAGCGTCCACACGTCGCCGTCGAGACGGAACTCGTTGTCCGGGGGCGTGATCGGGGCCTGCGGGGTGCGGTGCTCGCGGTGCGCGAGCAGGCGCAGCCGGTGTCGCGCCGCGTCCACCCACGGCCGTGCGCGCAGACGATGCGCGGCCTTCGCCGCGGCGTCGAGGTAGTCGACCGCGGCATCGTGCTCGCCCGCCGCGGCGGCGAGCCTGCCCAGCCAGTAGGCGTACGGACCGTAGACCGCGCCGCCACCCGCCACCACGGCCCACCAGTCGGCCAACGGAACCAGCCTGGCGCGCACCGTTTCCCGCAGTTCCGGATCGTCGAGCGCGAGGGCGGCGCAGGCCTGGGCGATCAGGATGGACGGGTGGAAGTGTCGTGGATGCCTGTCGTACATCGCCTGGATATCGCCGACCCGGCCGCGCACCCGGTCCAGATCGCCACGGCGCGCGGCGGTGATGAGCTCCGGGACGGCGGTGTAGGCGAACTCGGCGTCGCGATACCGCTGGACGAACGACTCCGCCTCGGCCAGGTCGCCCGCGAGCAGCGCCAGCGCCCACCGCTGTTCGAGCCACAGCGGGCTCAGGTCGACCTCGCCGAGCCGCTCGCCGAGCGCGTACGCGTCGTCGATGGCCTCGCGCGCGGCCGCGAATCGACCGGTGAGCGTGGCGAGCGCGCCGGTGCGCGAGAGCGCGACGAACCGGAAGCGGAGCAGCCGCGCCCGGTCCGCGTGCGCGCCGAAGGCGGCCAACTCGGTATGCGCCGCCGGATCGCCGAGTTCGAGCAGCGCGGTGAAACGCAGGAGTGTGCCCTGTAATTCGAGTTCGTCGCCGTGCTCGCGGCGGCCGATATCGGCGAGTTCTCCTGCCAGTGACAGACGTTCGGCGGCGGTGCCTGGGCGCCAGATCGCGTCGTGACGCGCGAGCAGCGCCGCCGCGAGCGCGGACTCGTCACCGGATTCGCGTGCCGCGCGGACGGTTTCGGCGCTGGCATGATCGACCGCGCCGTGCCTGGCCCGTCCCGTGTGCACCCGCACCCTGGTCGCCGCGGCCCGGACCCGGACGGCCAGGGGATCGGCCGGACAGCGCTCGGCGAGCAGCATGCGGTATGCCTGGTCCATCAAGGCGATCTCGCGTTCGGCCTGATGCTCCGGGTCGGGCATCCCGAGTTCGTGCAGTCCAAGGGCGGCCTCGGCGAACAACCCGGCGGCGCCGCGGGTCCCGGCCGTGGTCAGCAACGCCTCGTAGGTGCGCCGGGCCGCGGCCAGCTCACCGGAACCGCTCTGTGCCGCCGCCAGATTCAGTCCGACGGTGCCGCGCAGTTCGGCCTGGTCCTCGGGGAGCAGGGTGAGGGCTCGGTGATAGTGGACGGCAACCTCGCCCGCCGCGAGCCTGCCGCAGGCATCGGCGGCGGCCTCCAGTAGGTAGCGCAGGGTGCGCCCCGGGTCGACCGCGTCCGCCGCGAGGTACGCGTGATGTGCCAGCTCGCCGCGGGTCGCGCCGGACACCTCCCGCGGCAGCCGCTCGAGCGCGCCGAGCACGGCCGCGTGCCGCCGCCTCGCCTCGGCCCCGTCGAGGCGCGAAATCAGCGTCTCGCGCACCAGGTCGTGCACGAACGCATACCGTTGCGCGCCCGGCGCGGTCAACAACCGCGCGCGGACCGCGAGCTCGGCGAGGTCGAGCACCTGGCCGAGCTCGCGTCCGGCACCGGCGGCCGCCACCGGCGCGGCGAACTCACGGCCGAGCAGCGCCGCGGTGGTCAGCACGTCGAGCGCGGCGGCGGGCAGCGGCGTCAGGCGCGCGTCGAGCGTTTCGCGTACGCCGGGGGTGAGCGTGTCCAGCGTGCTGCCGGTTTGCCACAGGCGTGCCACCTGTTCGACGAGGAAGGGGTTGCCGCCGGAGAGCTTGTGCACCGTCTCCGCGATCGCGGCAGGCGGGCTGGCCCCCGTTGTCGTGCGC
This genomic interval carries:
- a CDS encoding ATP-binding protein, encoding MPAARLIGRDKHAALLREELRRTTSSHGGLVLVTGEAGIGKTALLTEVVGDLCAQDALVLTATAWCGEGTPGFWPWVQVVRGLRRAATPEQWAAVDAAAGNALSYLIGEAELPKVAQGVLFRIADAVTEALVAACALRPVIVVIDDLHRADPESLTVLAFVARHSWFERLTIVAAVRDNDIAAADHPLRAAFAELSTAARVIELTGLALDQVAEFVRTTTGASPPAAIAETVHKLSGGNPFLVEQVARLWQTGSTLDTLTPGVRETLDARLTPLPAAALDVLTTAALLGREFAAPVAAAGAGRELGQVLDLAELAVRARLLTAPGAQRYAFVHDLVRETLISRLDGAEARRRHAAVLGALERLPREVSGATRGELAHHAYLAADAVDPGRTLRYLLEAAADACGRLAAGEVAVHYHRALTLLPEDQAELRGTVGLNLAAAQSGSGELAAARRTYEALLTTAGTRGAAGLFAEAALGLHELGMPDPEHQAEREIALMDQAYRMLLAERCPADPLAVRVRAAATRVRVHTGRARHGAVDHASAETVRAARESGDESALAAALLARHDAIWRPGTAAERLSLAGELADIGRREHGDELELQGTLLRFTALLELGDPAAHTELAAFGAHADRARLLRFRFVALSRTGALATLTGRFAAAREAIDDAYALGERLGEVDLSPLWLEQRWALALLAGDLAEAESFVQRYRDAEFAYTAVPELITAARRGDLDRVRGRVGDIQAMYDRHPRHFHPSILIAQACAALALDDPELRETVRARLVPLADWWAVVAGGGAVYGPYAYWLGRLAAAAGEHDAAVDYLDAAAKAAHRLRARPWVDAARHRLRLLAHREHRTPQAPITPPDNEFRLDGDVWTLRYAERTVHLPDAKGLRDLHVLLGHRDSDIPSLELFGTTDPSGAVRAAKAFGADPVLDDAAKAAYHRRLTTLDDEIDRAAGLGRDDRAAELDRERAALLDELRRTAGLAGRTRHLGDDAERARKTVSARVRDTLRRIDRVHPELAEHLRATVSLGILCRYQPQREIVWRL
- a CDS encoding IS481 family transposase; this translates as MSHRNAPLTVEGRHRLVDRCRTRPIAHVAAEMGISRRCASKWVNRFRQHGELGLLDRSSAPHLSPSATPVQVVARIELLRRTRKWSARRISLELAAEGTRISVRTVGRHLVRLGLNRRRFLDPNGEPNRAPRRIIARRPGHMVHIDIKKVGKIPDGGGWRIHGRGSAQDKAARAANKRCRPGYVFLHTAVDGYSRLAYTEALPDEKAVTAIGFVFRARAFFAAHGITSIERIVTDNGACYKARDFAKVLLGARHQRITPYTPRHNGKVERYNRILAEEFLYAREWTSDLQRQQALQIWNIHYNYHRPHSAAGNRPPASRLRTGVTNVMASYS